Proteins encoded in a region of the Mesoflavibacter profundi genome:
- a CDS encoding DUF3857 domain-containing protein → MIQPIKLVSILLLIIPSTLFSQNKYLSHNIDQNLLDNANAVVRENTINISIEAIDKIVYSEKRIVTILNEEGQSKAKAVAYYDESSSIKNIEAYIFDANGKQIKKVKKRDFQDVSVADGVSIFNDNRAMYLDYTPNSYPYTVAFYLEQIHTNTAFIHNWYPLEGYYVSTELSTYKLSNNTDLQIGIKETNLEDFPIKKQENFKYEASNLPAIKKEAHSPNFSRLVPSVKPTLRQFSMLGVEGLNTNWKDFGKWMNDKLLEDTQYLSQDVIDHVKDLTKDAKTSIEKAKIIYNFMQNKTRYISVQVGIGGWKPMLAEDVDRLGYGDCKGLSNYTKALLKAVGVESYYTVVFGGADLKNIDKDFSSLQGNHAILSIPNNDDYITLECTSQTNPFGYIANFTDDRDVLILTPEGGKIIHTKQYFPEQNKQETKAKVHLDINGGISGDVTITSTGTQYSKYESIEVKTEKEKQLYYKSYFDNIKNLTIESLSINNNKDSIVFTEKLNLKATKYTTKAGNIILFKPNLFNVMGYVPPKYKTRNHPFEIDRGFLDEDSYTITIPETIAVEALYENITITNKFGEYNLSIKQVNPTTLVFKRKLLVNKGQYSKEEYENYRTFRKKVAKYDNSKIALKINQ, encoded by the coding sequence ATGATACAACCAATTAAGTTAGTTAGTATTTTATTACTAATTATACCTTCTACTTTATTTTCTCAAAACAAATATTTGTCTCATAATATAGATCAAAATCTATTAGATAATGCAAATGCAGTAGTCAGAGAAAATACAATAAATATATCCATTGAGGCTATAGATAAAATTGTATATTCAGAAAAAAGAATTGTTACAATTTTAAACGAAGAAGGCCAGAGTAAAGCCAAAGCAGTTGCTTATTACGACGAGTCTAGTAGTATAAAAAATATAGAAGCTTACATATTTGATGCAAATGGAAAACAAATAAAAAAAGTTAAGAAAAGAGATTTTCAAGATGTTAGCGTAGCAGACGGTGTTTCTATTTTTAATGATAATAGAGCGATGTATTTGGATTATACGCCTAACAGTTATCCTTACACTGTTGCATTTTATTTAGAACAAATTCATACAAACACTGCTTTTATACATAATTGGTATCCATTAGAAGGTTATTATGTAAGTACAGAATTATCTACCTATAAATTATCAAATAACACAGATTTACAAATCGGGATAAAAGAAACTAATTTAGAAGATTTCCCGATTAAGAAACAAGAAAATTTTAAATACGAAGCATCTAATTTACCTGCAATAAAAAAAGAAGCGCATAGTCCTAATTTTTCTAGATTAGTGCCTTCTGTTAAACCAACATTAAGGCAATTTAGTATGTTAGGTGTAGAAGGTCTTAATACCAACTGGAAAGATTTTGGTAAATGGATGAATGATAAGTTATTGGAAGATACGCAATATTTATCTCAAGATGTTATAGATCATGTTAAAGACTTAACCAAAGACGCAAAAACTTCTATTGAAAAAGCTAAAATTATATACAATTTTATGCAAAATAAAACTAGGTATATAAGTGTGCAAGTAGGAATTGGCGGCTGGAAACCTATGCTAGCAGAAGATGTTGATCGTTTAGGTTATGGTGACTGTAAAGGATTATCAAATTATACAAAAGCATTATTAAAAGCAGTTGGTGTAGAATCTTATTACACTGTAGTATTTGGTGGAGCAGATTTAAAAAACATTGATAAAGATTTTTCTTCTTTGCAAGGTAATCATGCGATTTTATCTATACCAAATAATGATGATTACATAACCTTAGAATGTACTAGTCAAACCAATCCGTTTGGGTATATAGCAAATTTTACTGATGATAGAGATGTTTTAATATTAACTCCAGAAGGTGGTAAAATAATACATACAAAGCAGTATTTTCCAGAACAAAATAAGCAAGAGACCAAAGCAAAAGTACATTTAGATATAAATGGTGGTATCTCTGGTGATGTAACAATAACATCTACAGGAACACAATACAGTAAGTACGAATCTATAGAAGTTAAAACAGAAAAAGAAAAGCAATTATATTATAAATCTTACTTTGATAATATTAAAAATTTAACAATTGAAAGTCTTTCTATAAACAATAATAAGGATAGCATTGTTTTTACAGAAAAATTAAATTTAAAGGCAACTAAATACACTACCAAAGCAGGAAATATTATACTTTTTAAACCAAACCTGTTTAATGTAATGGGTTACGTGCCACCAAAATATAAGACAAGAAATCATCCTTTTGAAATTGATAGAGGATTTTTAGATGAAGATTCTTATACGATAACAATTCCTGAAACTATAGCAGTAGAAGCGTTATACGAAAACATTACAATAACTAATAAATTTGGAGAGTACAATCTTTCCATTAAGCAAGTTAATCCAACAACACTAGTGTTTAAAAGAAAACTATTAGTAAATAAAGGACAGTATAGTAAGGAAGAATACGAAAACTACAGAACTTTTAGAAAGAAAGTAGCAAAATACGATAATTCAAAAATAGCTTTAAAAATTAATCAATAA